The following proteins are encoded in a genomic region of Enterocloster clostridioformis:
- the gltB gene encoding glutamate synthase large subunit, whose amino-acid sequence MESKQKQPGLYEPRFEHDNCGIGAVANIKGIRSHHTVDQALHIVENLEHRAGKDAEGKTGDGVGIMLQISHGFFKKVTEPLGFQIGGEREYGVGMFFFPQDELIRSQAMKMFEIIVRKEGMTFLGWRVVPTAPEILGKKALDVMPYIAQGFVGKPAGMEAGLDFDRKLYIARRVFEQSNEDTYVVSLSSRTIVYKGMFLVGELRLFFSDLQDEDYKSAIAIVHSRFSTNTNPSWMRAHPYRFIVHNGEINTIRGNVDKMVAREENMESEYFRYDMHKVLPIINQEGSDSAMLDNALEFMVMSGMDLPLAVMVTIPAPWENDKYMDSEIKDFYRYYATMMEPWDGPASILFTDGDVVGAVLDRNGLRPSRYYITEDGYMILASEVGAIDIDQTKVVKKDRLRPGKMLLVDTRQGRLIDDDELKHYYASRNPYGEWLDSNLCSIKDLPVPNKCIPAMKDEERLRLQKTYGYTYEQYKTMILPMALNGAEAVSAMGVDTPLAVLSKKHQPLFNYFKQLFAQVTNPPIDAIREEIVTSTTVYVGEEGNILEEAAENCKILKVENPILTETDLLKIKNMKKSGFKVEVIPITYYKNTSLEKAIDRLFLEVDRAHKDGANIIILSDRDIDENHVPVPSLLAVSALQQYLVRTKKRTGVALILESGEPREVHHFATLLGYGACAVNPYLAHESIRSLIASGMLDKDYYAAVCDYDLAVLHGIVKIASKMGISTIQSYQGAQIFEAIGISKDVVDKYFTDTVSRVGGITLKDIAGDVDALHSAAFDPLGLDVDLTLESVGSHKSRSGEEDHLYNPLTIHLLQEAARTGNYDIFKQYTAQVDREDKMYHLRSLMDFDFPEDGGISLDQVEPVESIVRRFKTGAMSYGSISQEAHECLAIAMNRIHGKSNTGEGGESLDRLIPGPAGNNRCSAIKQVASGRFGVTSRYLVSAQEIQIKMAQGAKPGEGGQLPGGKVYPWVAKTRHSTTGVSLISPPPHHDIYSIEDLAQLIYDLKNSNTRARISVKLVSEAGVGTVAAGVAKAGAQVILISAYDGGTGAAPRNSIYNAGLPWELGVAEAHQTLIMNGLRDKVILETDGKLMTGRDVAMACMLGAEEFGFATAPLVTLGCVMMRVCNLDTCPMGIATQNPELRKRFRGKPEYVVNFMQFIAQELREYMARLGVRTVDELVGRTDLLKRRENLPLGRASQVDLSRILDNPYEGRDVAGYSGKQVFDFHLEDTMDEQVLLRKFKSALGSGQKKSLQVEVSNVNRTLGTIFGSEITRKYPEGLSDDTFTVSCNGSGGQSFGAFIPRGLTLELSGDSNDYFGKGLSGGKLVVYPPKGVLFKAEENIIIGNVALYGATSGKAFINGIAGERFCVRNSGATAVVEGVGDHGCEYMTGGCVVVLGTTGKNFGAGMSGGIAYVLDEDRSFYKRLNKELVSFEEVTNKYDVLELKGLIEEHVACTNSLKGRRILERFSEYLPRFKKVVPHDYRRMMNAIVQMEEKGLNSEQAQIEAFYANLRG is encoded by the coding sequence ATGGAATCCAAACAGAAACAGCCCGGACTGTATGAACCACGTTTTGAACACGACAACTGCGGCATCGGCGCCGTGGCCAATATTAAGGGTATCAGGAGCCACCACACAGTGGACCAGGCCCTTCATATTGTTGAAAATCTGGAACACAGGGCAGGAAAGGACGCCGAGGGCAAGACAGGGGACGGTGTGGGAATCATGCTCCAGATTTCCCACGGATTTTTTAAGAAGGTGACAGAACCTCTGGGCTTTCAGATAGGAGGCGAGAGGGAGTATGGCGTGGGCATGTTCTTCTTTCCCCAGGATGAACTGATTCGCAGCCAGGCCATGAAGATGTTTGAGATTATTGTGCGCAAGGAGGGTATGACATTCCTGGGATGGCGGGTGGTCCCCACCGCGCCTGAGATTCTCGGAAAGAAGGCCCTGGACGTGATGCCCTATATTGCCCAGGGCTTTGTGGGTAAGCCCGCCGGAATGGAGGCAGGACTGGATTTTGACAGAAAGCTTTACATAGCCCGCCGCGTATTTGAGCAGAGCAACGAGGACACCTATGTGGTATCCTTAAGCAGCAGGACTATTGTGTATAAAGGCATGTTTCTGGTGGGTGAGCTGAGGCTGTTTTTTTCAGATCTCCAGGATGAAGATTATAAGTCGGCCATTGCCATTGTACATTCCAGATTCAGCACCAACACCAATCCCAGCTGGATGCGGGCCCACCCCTACCGCTTCATTGTCCACAACGGCGAAATCAATACCATCCGCGGCAATGTGGATAAGATGGTGGCCAGGGAGGAGAACATGGAATCCGAGTATTTCAGGTACGACATGCACAAGGTGCTGCCCATCATAAACCAGGAAGGCTCTGATTCCGCCATGCTGGACAATGCCCTGGAATTTATGGTTATGAGCGGTATGGATCTGCCTCTGGCTGTCATGGTCACCATTCCCGCGCCCTGGGAAAATGACAAGTATATGGACAGCGAAATAAAGGATTTCTACCGATATTACGCCACCATGATGGAGCCGTGGGACGGTCCTGCTTCCATCCTTTTCACGGACGGCGACGTGGTGGGGGCTGTGCTGGACAGAAACGGGCTTCGTCCCTCCCGGTACTACATAACAGAGGACGGTTACATGATACTGGCCTCCGAGGTGGGCGCCATAGACATTGACCAGACAAAGGTGGTGAAAAAGGACCGCCTGCGCCCCGGCAAAATGCTGCTGGTGGACACAAGGCAGGGAAGGCTCATTGATGACGATGAGCTTAAGCACTACTACGCGTCCCGCAACCCATACGGGGAGTGGCTGGATTCCAACCTGTGCAGTATAAAGGACCTTCCGGTTCCCAACAAATGTATTCCCGCCATGAAGGACGAAGAACGTCTGAGACTCCAGAAAACATACGGTTACACCTATGAACAGTATAAGACCATGATTCTTCCCATGGCCCTTAACGGGGCGGAGGCAGTGTCCGCCATGGGTGTGGACACTCCCCTGGCCGTGCTTTCTAAGAAGCACCAGCCTCTGTTCAACTATTTTAAGCAGCTCTTTGCCCAGGTAACCAATCCGCCCATTGACGCCATACGTGAGGAAATCGTGACCTCCACCACAGTCTATGTGGGCGAGGAGGGCAACATACTGGAGGAGGCAGCGGAAAACTGCAAAATCCTAAAAGTGGAGAATCCCATCCTGACAGAGACGGATTTGCTTAAAATTAAGAACATGAAGAAGTCCGGTTTCAAGGTGGAGGTGATTCCCATTACCTACTACAAGAACACATCCCTGGAAAAGGCCATTGACCGCCTGTTCCTGGAGGTGGACCGGGCTCACAAGGACGGCGCCAACATCATCATACTCTCAGACCGGGATATAGATGAGAACCATGTGCCCGTTCCGTCCCTGCTGGCTGTGTCGGCCCTGCAGCAGTACCTGGTGAGGACCAAGAAACGCACCGGCGTGGCTCTGATACTGGAAAGCGGTGAGCCCAGGGAGGTCCACCATTTTGCCACCCTGCTGGGGTACGGGGCCTGTGCCGTCAACCCATATCTGGCCCACGAGTCCATTCGTTCCCTGATTGCCTCCGGCATGCTGGATAAGGACTATTACGCGGCTGTCTGCGACTATGATCTGGCTGTGCTCCACGGCATTGTGAAGATTGCCTCCAAGATGGGCATATCCACCATCCAATCCTACCAGGGCGCCCAGATATTTGAGGCCATCGGCATTTCAAAGGATGTGGTGGATAAATATTTTACGGATACGGTGAGCCGTGTGGGCGGTATTACATTGAAGGATATTGCAGGGGATGTGGATGCCCTTCACTCCGCTGCCTTTGATCCCCTGGGGCTGGATGTGGATTTGACCCTGGAAAGCGTGGGCAGTCACAAGTCCCGCTCCGGTGAGGAGGATCACCTTTATAATCCTCTGACCATCCACCTCCTTCAGGAGGCGGCCAGGACAGGTAATTATGATATTTTTAAACAATATACGGCCCAGGTGGACAGAGAAGATAAGATGTACCATCTGCGTTCCCTGATGGATTTTGACTTTCCAGAGGACGGAGGCATCTCCCTGGACCAGGTAGAGCCCGTGGAATCCATTGTCAGGCGGTTTAAGACAGGGGCTATGTCCTATGGATCCATCTCCCAGGAGGCTCATGAATGCCTGGCCATAGCGATGAACCGTATTCACGGCAAATCCAACACTGGGGAGGGCGGCGAGAGCCTGGACCGCCTGATTCCCGGACCGGCAGGGAACAACCGCTGTTCCGCCATCAAGCAGGTGGCATCCGGCCGTTTCGGGGTTACCAGCCGCTACCTGGTAAGCGCACAGGAGATACAGATAAAAATGGCACAGGGTGCAAAGCCGGGCGAGGGCGGCCAGCTACCCGGGGGAAAGGTCTATCCGTGGGTGGCAAAGACCAGACATTCCACTACGGGAGTAAGTCTTATCTCGCCCCCGCCCCATCATGACATCTATTCCATTGAGGACCTGGCCCAGCTCATATACGATTTAAAGAATTCCAACACCAGGGCCAGGATATCCGTCAAGCTGGTATCAGAGGCAGGAGTGGGCACTGTGGCCGCCGGCGTGGCCAAGGCAGGGGCTCAGGTAATCCTTATTTCCGCATACGACGGAGGAACCGGGGCAGCCCCAAGGAATTCCATTTACAATGCAGGGCTTCCATGGGAGCTGGGGGTGGCAGAGGCCCATCAGACCCTGATTATGAACGGGCTTCGCGACAAAGTGATTCTGGAGACAGACGGAAAGCTTATGACCGGAAGGGATGTGGCAATGGCCTGTATGCTGGGAGCGGAGGAATTCGGCTTTGCCACCGCACCGTTAGTAACCCTGGGCTGTGTGATGATGCGCGTCTGCAACCTGGACACATGTCCCATGGGCATCGCCACCCAGAACCCGGAGCTTAGAAAACGTTTCAGAGGCAAACCGGAGTATGTGGTGAACTTTATGCAGTTCATAGCCCAGGAGCTGCGCGAGTATATGGCAAGGCTGGGGGTGCGCACCGTGGATGAGCTGGTGGGCCGCACGGACCTTTTAAAGAGGCGTGAGAACCTTCCCCTTGGCCGGGCCTCTCAGGTGGATTTAAGCAGGATACTGGATAACCCCTATGAAGGCCGGGATGTGGCAGGTTACAGTGGAAAACAGGTCTTTGATTTCCACCTGGAGGACACCATGGATGAGCAGGTGCTTTTAAGAAAATTCAAAAGCGCCCTTGGAAGCGGCCAGAAAAAGAGTCTTCAGGTGGAAGTGTCCAATGTGAACCGCACCCTGGGAACCATATTCGGATCCGAGATAACCAGGAAATATCCGGAAGGGCTTTCTGATGATACGTTTACCGTCAGCTGCAATGGAAGCGGGGGACAGAGCTTTGGGGCATTTATCCCAAGGGGACTGACTCTGGAGCTGTCAGGGGATTCCAACGACTATTTCGGCAAGGGACTTTCCGGCGGCAAGCTGGTGGTGTATCCCCCGAAAGGCGTGCTTTTTAAGGCTGAGGAGAATATCATAATCGGCAATGTGGCCCTGTACGGAGCTACCAGCGGAAAGGCGTTCATAAACGGAATCGCGGGGGAGCGCTTCTGTGTCCGAAATTCAGGAGCAACCGCCGTGGTGGAGGGCGTGGGAGACCACGGCTGTGAATATATGACAGGCGGCTGCGTGGTTGTGCTGGGAACCACGGGCAAAAACTTCGGGGCCGGCATGAGCGGCGGCATTGCCTATGTGCTGGATGAGGACCGCAGCTTTTACAAGCGTCTCAATAAGGAGCTGGTATCCTTTGAGGAGGTGACCAACAAATACGATGTACTGGAACTGAAGGGCCTGATTGAAGAACATGTGGCCTGCACCAACTCTCTGAAAGGCAGGCGGATCCTGGAGCGTTTCAGCGAATATCTGCCCAGGTTCAAGAAGGTTGTTCCCCATGATTACCGGCGCATGATGAATGCCATTGTACAGATGGAGGAAAAGGGACTGAACAGCGAACAGGCGCAGATTGAGGCATTTTACGCCAATTTAAGAGGTTAA